The genomic stretch CTCGGCACCGGTCCAGACCGCCGCAGCATTCTGCCGGCCCGTGGGAACGGTCATGTTCGAAGACATGGTGATCCAGGTATCGCTCGCGGGGTCGTATCGCGCGCCCGTGTTGGTGTCGCGGCTTTGATCCCACCCGCCCCAAACGACCATCTCCGTACCCGTCCAGACAGCGGTGTGGCTAGTCCTCGCGCCGAGGGGATTCACGGCTGTGGCTCGCCAGGTGTTTCCCACCGGATCATAAATCGCACCCGCGCTCGTCCCGCCGCCCACGTCTCCGCCCCACAGGATCATCGCCGAGCCGGACCAGATAGCCGTGTGACTGGAAGAACCCGGGGGAACGCCTGCACCGGTTGATGTCGGTTGCCACGTGTTCGAAACCGGGTCGTAAAGACCTCCCGTGTTCGTCGGATTTCCGCTGAATCCGTTTCCTCCCCAGACGATCATGCGGTTCCCCGTCCAGACCGCAGTGTGATACTCCCTCACGAAGGGAACGTTCGTTCCAGTCGACGTCGGCGTCCATGTGTCGTTCGAAGGGTCATACTTCCCGCCGGTGTTGAGCGGTGTTCCCACATGGTCGCCACCCCACACGATCATCTCTCTGCCGGTCCAAACCGCGGTGTGCCTGTACCGTGAGGAAGGTGTGTTCGGTCCATTGGACACGGGCTGCCAGGTGTCCGTCGCGGGGTCGTATCGCCCACCGGTGTTCAAGTAGACGTTACCGTAGTAGGGATCGTACACGTAGCCGCCCCACACGATCATCTCGGTTCCCGTCCACACGGCGGTATGCCTGTGACGTTCTGTGGGCGTGTTGGATCCCGTGGACACCGGCTGCCAGGAGTCCGTCGCGGGGGAATAGCGGGCGCCGGAGTTCATGTAAGTGGCACCGGCGACGGGGTCGTCGTAGAGCCCGCCCCACACGATCATCTCGGAGCCCGTCCAGACGACCGTCGCGTTCTCCACGGAGACCGGCACGCCGTCCGCCATCGATGTGGGGATCCATGTGTCTGTCAACGGGTTGTACCGGCCGCCGCTCTGCAGGTCGATCGCGAAGTATGTGCTGCCTCCCCAGATGATCATCTCGGTCCCGGTCCACACGGCGTAGTGTCCGAGGCGCCTGTCCGGGACGTCCATGTGAGTGGGCGCCCAGGTGCTCAGCTCGCAAGAACCGGTCTCGAGCTTCGGCATCCGATAGGGAAAGGTGGCGGATTCGGGAACGACGTCGGCGAACGTCGCGAGGTCCCGGGAGTCATCCGCGACGGCCGATTGCTCGGCGAGCGTTTGGCGCGCGAGCGTCTCGGCGATCACGAACGCATCGTTGCCCAACGCGTCGAACAGCTCGCGCAGCATCCTTCGGTCGCGCGAATCGCGCGCCATCCGATCGAGTTCGGCCTGCAAGTCGCTCGCAGTGACGACACGGCTGGCATTTGCAGAAGGCCAGCGCGTCTTCCGTAGATAGCTTTCGACCCGAGCGCGAATTGCCTCGTCCGGCATGACTTTCGACAGCGGCGGCTTGAGTCCTGGATTGCCGCTTGGCCAGATCCGATGATCCCAGTAGACCTGCTCGATAGCCTTCTGCGCCCTGACGCGATCTTCGAATGTCAGAGTGCGCTGAGTCGATTCGGCGGCGACGACCGTCCCGAAAACTAGCAAAGTCATTGCGGCAAGCGAACTGTGGCGCACAGCGACCCCCTCGAGGCGAGATGTGCGCTATCTATACGTCAAACTGGCCGAGCAAATGGAGACAAAAGCGGTTGGGGTCAGCAGCGCAGCCCGCGCACGCGCCGGGCAAGATCTCTTGGTCCGAAGGGTGGGTGTAGACGGTCGTGGTGAGAGTGAGGCGTGGCAGGCGAAGCGTTGGTCCAAGTGCAGGTCGGACGCTCGTTCCAGTAGAGTGTGCCGCACGCGGTGCGGGAGGAACCGATGGAGCTGTTCCAGATCGACGACGCCGGCCACCTGTTCATCTCGCCGGCCATCCAGGATTGGAGCGTCCTGAAGCACCATCGGATCGACACCGTCATCGACCTCGACGGTGGGCTCGACCCCGGCGTGCCCACGGTCCCCAACGAGTGGCTCTACGTTTACTTTCCGATCTACGACGAGGATCTCCCGAACATCTCGAAGCTGGAGGCGGTCGCGCGCCTCGGCGCCTCTCTCGTCCGCGCGCGGCACCGGGTTCTCTCCCACTGTGGCCTGGGGTTCAATCGCTCCGCCCTGATCGCTGGATTGATCCTCTGCGAGCTCGGATACAGCGGACCCGACGCCGTGTCCAGATTGAGGGCGCGACGCCCCGGCGCCCTGTTCAACGACAGGTTCGCAGATTACCTGAGCTCCCGAACCTAGATCGAGGAGGTGGGGACCCATCGGCGGGGCCTTTCAGCGCCGCCCCCGCGGCTCCGGCGGCAGCGGCCGCTTGAGCTTGGCGTTGCCGAAGTTCCACCACCTGCGGCGATCTCAGCGGCAACGCGGCTACTTGCGTAGGGCGTGGATGATCTTTTCGCCTTGGCTCACGTCGACGCTCACCCGGGCGGGGCAAGGGCTTTCCTCAGCCGACAAAACCGATCGAGCGGCGGAAGTGGGGTGTCACAGGAACGCGTCCGAGCGCCTATCCGGGAGAGGTCGCGACGTCGTGGCCTCGCAGCGAACTTCTCCTGAGGAGGAACCGATGATCAGACTGGCGACTCTTTCCGCCGTTCTCGTCTTGTCGGCCGGAACCCTCTCGACGGCGCGTAGCCCCGAGCACGCGGCACAGGCCGGGAGGAGCGCTCCCTCGGGCCACTATTGCAACATGGGGTTCTTCACCCCGGAAGCGCTCACTCGGCACCAGGTCCTGGTGCAGAAGATCGCGGCCGCGGTGACGGAGAGCGAAGAGCTCGAGAACGGGTATCTGTTCAAGTTCTCCGGACAATTCCGGGAGGCCGGGGAGTGGCTCGACGGCGTCCGTGGCTGTTGTCCCACGCTCGAGTACTCCGTCGCGTTTGCGCCGCAGAGCGGGCCGGTCACAATGCGCATCTCGGGCGGCGCCGGCGCCAAGGAGTTCATTCGAGAGGAATTCAGCAAGATCATTCAGAAGAAGGGATGAGCGGCGGTGTCGATCCACACGATGCTCGCGGGGTTCGTCTGCGTCACGCTCTTCGGTGCCATGCCGGCGCCTGTCGCATCAGCTTCGCCGGAAGAGACGCCCGCGGTGAAGTGGAGCTACACGATTTCCGGCACGGACGCGAGCGCGTCGTCGCATCTCAACGGTGTCCTCGCGTCCGCGAGGGCCGCCCAGAGACCGGTCATGATCGAGTTCTACGCCGCTTGGTGCGCCGCGTGTCGCTTGCTCGATCGGAACGCGTATTCGGCTCCCGATGTCATCCAGAGCGCGGACCGCTTCGTCACCATCCGAGTCGACACTTCGAACGGTGGCGAAGCCACGGATGTGCTCGCCAAACGCTTCGGCGTCCGCGGACTGCCGACGGTGGCGTTCGTGTCGTCGCGCGGCGCCGCGCTCGCGTCGTCGAACATCGTCGGACTGGTCGACGCCTCGACGCTCGCACGAGAGCTGCGGAAGATCCCCTGATTGCGGCCGTCATGGATCGTCGTTCCGGGTTGGACTGATCCGTGACACCGCACGCGCGGAAAGAGATTCAGGAGCTGCTCGAGCGCCTGGCCGGCGGGGATCGCGGCGCGATCGAGCCGGCGTTCGCCGCGCTCTGGCCGCTTCTCCGAGTGTTCGCCGCGCGCGCGTTACGTGACGACGGCCATGGGGAAGATGCCGCACAGCAGGCGATGATCAAGCTGTTCGCGCAGGTGGCCGATTTCGACCCGTCCCGCGACGGCGTCGCTTGGGCGATCGCGATCGTCTCGTACGAGGTCCGATCGCTCCGGCGGAAAGGCATGAGACGCCGAGAGGACACGCTCGACCACGCTGGTGACGCCCCCACGACGACCGACACGCCCGAGGCGTTGGTCGTCGAGCGGGATCTCGCGCGCGCCGCGCGCGAGGTGCTCTCGGACATGAAAGAGGAGGACATGGCCACGATCCTCGCGGCGATCGGCGAACGTCGCCCCGTCGACGATGCCAGGTTCAGAAAACGCCTTCAGCGCGCCCTTGCGCGACTGCGGCGCGCGTGGGGGGCCAAGCATGAGATCCACTGATCAGGTCCTACGCGACGTTCGGCGGGCCTACGAGCGTGGACGTATTCTCCGCGCCTTGAGCACGTCCTCCGTGGTCGTGCCGATGGTGCTGGTCTCGTTCGGCGGTTGTGGTCGCCCAGCCTCAGCGATCGCTATCGGCCTTGTTCTCGCGACCCTGGCCACCTGGCTGGTGTGGCGCGGGGGGACCGCGGGTCGCGCCGTGCCGCCCGGACTCGTCGCAGGGCTCGCATCACTCCTGTTCCCGCTCGTCGCGTGCAGGGTGCTCGAGTACTGCGAAGTCGGCGGCGTTCTACCCCTCGTCGCCTGCGTCCTGGGCGGTCTCGGATCGGGCGTGATCGTGACGCGATACGCGATGCGCGAGGATGAAGATCGTGCGCTCTTCGTCCTCGCGGGCGGCACGACTGCCGCGCTCGTCGGATCCCTCGGCTGCATCAGCGCGGGGCTCGGTGGGATCGTGGCGATGGCCGCCGGTCTTCTCGTCGTCACGCCGTTCGCTCTGCGGACCGCCATGCGTCGGTCTTGAAACGGAGACTGTCGTCTCCAAGCGAACCCGTTTGAAGAGGCTCGGTATCACGCGTCCGATCTGATCACCCCGCGTTGGCATTAGTCGGGTCAAGGGCTCGGTAGGGTATCGCCCCATACACAGCGCCGGTGTGGGAGGTGTACGGTAATGCCTCGCAAACCGCTGCGCCAGGAACAGATCCCTCGAACCCAGGTACCCAGACGAGTGCCCGCCGACTATGACTGCGTCGATGCCTGGATCAGCCCCACGATCTCACCTCGGCCCGGCAAGCGCCGTTCAGCTCGGTACGAGAAGATCGTCTTGCCGTCAAGCACCACGTCCAGTACGCCCTTCTCTGCGAAGCTCATCTTCGGCGAAAGGTTCAACTGGTTCTTGATTTCCCGCTTGAGGCGCACGGCCCCCAGAAGAAGGTTGATTCAGGTAACACAACGTTTGATCTCGATGGTCAAGACTCCTCCGTTCCGTCGACGCCCGATTACCGCTCGTCACCACGAGCGTCCCGTTCTTGCTGTGCCCGCAACGCGCGGAACTTGTCAACAGCACCCGCAGCCTCGAACGTTGCACCAGCCGGCGTGGACACGAATGCTTGTCGGCAGTCATTGCTGCAAAAATAGTATGTTCTTCCATCGCGTTCGGCGTGGGGAGCGGTTGCTTCGTCAACGGGCATTGCGCAGACAGGGTCTTTGGTCACGGATTGTGATTCGATCATCGTCGTGATTCCCTTATTGGTTTCCGCCGGTGGTCAGCGTGCGCCGTCGGACGTTGCGTCGCCATGGGGCAAAACCCTACCGTCGACCTTAGCTGCACGGCCCGGCGGAGCCCCACGTCTTTGCACGAAACGAGGCCAACGAGCCGTTACGCCAGTCGCAAAGGACTCGACGAGTGTCGCCGGTTCGATGCTGGCAAAACCTGGAAAACACTGGTGCGGCTCGTTGGCCCGATCGATAGCGGAAATCCACTCGGGGCTTAAGATAGCGTCCGCGAAGAGCGGGCCTCGTCATCCCACGCGGTGAGATTTCCCGCTTGTTAGGAGAAGACCCGATGCCCAGTCGTATCTCCGGAACAATCGTCGTGTCCTTGGCTTTGACATTCTTGACCTACGGTCAGTCGACGGCGCAAACCGACGTTCCGGGTTCCGGTACGAATCAGCCACCGCCAATTCCACCGGAGGAGCAGCCCGCGGGGGCGGAGGTACTCACCCGCGGTCCGGTGAACGAGGCGTTCGACGAACCGGTGACGTTGCGACCCCAAGCCGGCCTTCTCGCGCCGAGTGAGCCGCCACCGTGCATCAAGGAAGTCCCTCCGGCGGACGTACCGGAAGGGGACGAGTATGTCTGGGTCCCTGGGTATTGGAGCTGGGATTCGGAACGAACGAGCTACATCTGGGTGAGCGGATGCTGGCGCGTCGCTCCGCCGAACAGGTACTGGGTCCCAGGGTACTGGACACGGGCTTCCGAGGGTTGGGAGTGGGTTCCGGGCTTCTGGCAGGCGGCCGGCGCGCAATCGATCGAATACTTGCCGGCTCCGCCAAGCACCACAGACGTCGAACCATCGGGTCCGCCTCCGACACCCGACCAGGTCTGGGTGCCCAGCTGTTGGCGCTGGTCGGACGGCCGCTACTTCCTTCGGTCGGGTTATTGGCTCCAGGAGCAACCAGGTTGGGTCTGGCTTCCGTCCCACTACCAGTGGAGCCCACGCGGGTACGTCTTCATCGATGGGCACTGGGATGTCGCTATCGAGCGGCGCGGAGTGTTGTTCGCGCCGGTCTATTTCCCTCCGTCGGCCTACATCCGAGTCGGGTTCTCTTACGCTCCAACGATCGCCATCGATCTTGGATTGATGATTGGCCACCTGTTCGCGTGTCCGCGCTATACCCATTATTACTTCGGGGACTACTACGACGAGGCGTATGTTCGCGCCGGGATCTTCCCGAGGTTCGACGGCGATCGCGTCCATACGTGGTACGACCCGGACTACCAACGCGACCGCTCGCGCTACAGCCGCACCGACCCGCATTGGGAAGAGCATCAACGGCAGGAATATGCCCGTCGCCAGAACGATGCGAGCCTCCGTCCGGTGCGAACTTACCGCGAGCTCCAGGCCCGCTCGGAGGCCGTACCGGAGGCGCAGCGGCGGAGCGTTGCATTGGCCGGGCCGGTGCGGGTGATTGCCGCGAGGCAGGCGAGCCCGCTGAGTTTCAAGCAAGTCAACCCTGCGCAACGGCAGCAAATTGCCGCGAGCGGGTCTCAGGTACACCGGTTTCATGATGACCGCGCGAATTGGGAGGCTCCTGGCGGTGTGCGCGCGACCGCGCCTCCGATGGGCGAGAGCAGAGGCCGGGCAACCCGAGAGAGCGGAAGCGCAGGATCGGCGCCGCGTTCATCAACCGAATCCAGTGCCGCGGTTGCCCATCCGACAGAGGAACAGACGCATGCGCCCCGAGGCGAGGCCCGAAGCCAGACTGGGGGACTAGCGCAGGCACCACGGTTCGTCGCTCCCCATCCCGTGAGTCTCACGAAGCCCGAGCGCGTAACGATCCCGACTCCACCGGTTGTCGCCAAAGCGGTCGAGAGATCGAACGACGGTCAGAGAGTCCCGCCGCCACCCGTGAGTGAGCGCAAGCATCAAGTCCAGCAATCGAAGGGCGACAAGAAGGAACAGCCAAAGCAGGACAAGTAGCGGATCGAACGAATCGCGCCGCCGCTAGCATTCCGACGTGCGGCACACCCTCGGCTTACGCACGCGGAAGGAACTTACGCTCTCGATCGGGCAGCGCCTATTCCCGCCATTAGGGCCGGGGGAATTGCCAGTTCTCTCTCGTCAGCTCGAGCCATCGCCAACATCGGACCTCGCTGCGGCGAATCGATTCACGATCCGCTCGGCGTGACCTCCGAAAATGAGAATCAGCAGGGCCAACCCAAAAGCTGAGAGGGTGCTTCCCCACAATCCCGCGCCACACCCGATGCCGAGGCCAGCAACGACCCAGAGGCTTGCGGCGGTCGTCAAGCCGAGAACGCTTCCCTGGTTCGCGGGGTGAAGAATGACGCCCGCACCGAGGAACCCGATCCCGGTGATGATCCCCTGTACCGCCCGGAGCACGCCGCCGGGATCGCCTGCGCCCGAAAGCTGGACGCTCGTCAAAGTGATCGCCGCGGCTCCGAGACCCACGAGCCCGTGCGTCCGCAACCCTGCCGGCTTGTGGCGGAGCTCACGATCGAGCCCAATCGCGCTTCCGATGGCCAC from Candidatus Polarisedimenticolaceae bacterium encodes the following:
- a CDS encoding thioredoxin family protein, with the protein product MSIHTMLAGFVCVTLFGAMPAPVASASPEETPAVKWSYTISGTDASASSHLNGVLASARAAQRPVMIEFYAAWCAACRLLDRNAYSAPDVIQSADRFVTIRVDTSNGGEATDVLAKRFGVRGLPTVAFVSSRGAALASSNIVGLVDASTLARELRKIP
- a CDS encoding sigma-70 family RNA polymerase sigma factor, which gives rise to MTPHARKEIQELLERLAGGDRGAIEPAFAALWPLLRVFAARALRDDGHGEDAAQQAMIKLFAQVADFDPSRDGVAWAIAIVSYEVRSLRRKGMRRREDTLDHAGDAPTTTDTPEALVVERDLARAAREVLSDMKEEDMATILAAIGERRPVDDARFRKRLQRALARLRRAWGAKHEIH
- a CDS encoding MgtC/SapB family protein, producing MTESTGSPMPLAMTLVRLIAAVAIGSAIGLDRELRHKPAGLRTHGLVGLGAAAITLTSVQLSGAGDPGGVLRAVQGIITGIGFLGAGVILHPANQGSVLGLTTAASLWVVAGLGIGCGAGLWGSTLSAFGLALLILIFGGHAERIVNRFAAARSDVGDGSS